In Paracholeplasma morum, the following proteins share a genomic window:
- a CDS encoding LlaJI family restriction endonuclease: MPIDRDHFNLREHCHVNSNEDGDRFVGVKADSDNVVIYFPMGYELPTSEDELKRDIKNLFNVLATFTDKTDRILHMDRFTAPHSVEFPIQAYLNVINYYLDHNGNYYTETESTYKVDKRGKTDWSRTIKTQTPMIQGKSLLYFNQVVRVSSQNSNRLITRIHKYCVYESFEKIGWLYTTNKPEQPDIVFDKTKFIATLNDKLSNTNNDNDKKLFRSMIAMIEFMDDKTIDKQFYFGTDRFETVWEKLIDKYFGEPNKHDYFPHAKWTEKYGPAKGRPTSALEPDTIMIYRDKYYVLDAKYYRYGILPRLGINALPQSSDINKQITYGQYVKNNKAPVGLEVFNAFIMPFNKSNNDFKITGWYGNVAEAIGDWISTHQVYERIQGIVVDTRYLLKNYDGNHDYDKELLSIEIEKVLTD; this comes from the coding sequence ATGCCAATAGATCGTGATCATTTTAATTTGCGTGAACACTGTCACGTAAATAGTAACGAAGATGGAGATAGATTTGTCGGAGTAAAGGCTGATAGTGATAATGTTGTAATCTATTTTCCAATGGGGTATGAATTACCTACAAGCGAGGATGAACTAAAAAGGGATATAAAAAATCTATTTAATGTTTTAGCTACTTTTACAGATAAAACAGATAGAATTCTTCATATGGATAGGTTTACCGCTCCACATTCAGTTGAGTTCCCTATACAAGCCTACCTAAATGTTATTAATTACTACTTAGATCATAATGGAAATTATTATACAGAAACAGAATCAACTTACAAAGTGGATAAGCGAGGAAAGACTGATTGGAGCAGAACAATTAAAACTCAAACTCCAATGATTCAAGGTAAATCACTTTTATACTTTAATCAGGTGGTCAGAGTTTCTTCCCAAAATTCAAATCGGCTAATTACACGAATACATAAGTATTGTGTTTATGAAAGTTTTGAGAAAATTGGTTGGCTTTATACTACGAATAAGCCTGAACAACCAGATATTGTTTTTGATAAGACAAAATTTATTGCGACCTTAAACGATAAATTGTCTAATACTAATAATGACAATGATAAGAAATTATTTAGATCAATGATTGCCATGATTGAGTTTATGGATGATAAAACAATTGATAAGCAATTTTACTTTGGAACAGATAGATTTGAAACAGTTTGGGAAAAACTTATTGATAAGTACTTTGGGGAACCTAATAAACATGATTATTTCCCACATGCAAAATGGACTGAGAAATACGGACCAGCTAAAGGTAGACCTACATCGGCTCTTGAACCAGATACAATCATGATTTATAGAGATAAATATTATGTCCTAGATGCAAAATACTATCGCTACGGTATATTGCCTAGATTAGGTATCAATGCATTACCACAGTCATCTGACATTAATAAGCAAATCACTTATGGTCAGTATGTAAAGAATAATAAAGCACCAGTTGGTTTAGAAGTGTTTAATGCTTTCATTATGCCTTTTAACAAATCAAATAATGATTTTAAGATTACTGGATGGTATGGTAATGTTGCAGAAGCCATTGGCGATTGGATTAGTACCCATCAGGTTTATGAACGAATCCAAGGTATTGTTGTCGATACACGATACCTACTAAAAAATTATGATGGAAATCATGATTATGATAAAGAACTTCTAAGTATTGAAATAGAAAAAGTGTTGACCGATTAA
- a CDS encoding McrB family protein — protein sequence MNPLLERKLNELKSAQDYECWYLVKHSTNFAHLCYLVTFLKDYKDNPGVSVNLEEHISKKVSLINSVKPNLRLSDNYRALRVAAFFGLIKMTSSKYDECIFTDTYYEILNRCSGDFEKTELYQDIITRQIEKMYISSSIDEGKANVRGEYAIFPIMFLNKILLELGKATGSYSITMNEYRYLVATTKKYSDFLETMLYIKLLREEGDQTYNSGISVIEEFKTLRGKFDNRMNKAIELLEYIESSNDKLTLKEEYIPLISKKVYEFESKNYNFSDSEYIDFLCSTKSLFSDDTKKTSKILTPEWFKEKGEEFTGDDLEAQRIYVSFNENYGIDKLSTYSGEELLNALFLGGNSDNLCHELEYVKRNTDLFGSIKNGNAFKYPLFKRNGTWMTGTARNPKELQLDETIIIGVKVRDGLVNAVKAIKESLPLESVEQYLSLYSKLFTIIPEYVDSLWVTKYFHMIFPDLFPVFYNRDWQLKVLSLLNITPSETSYGRLGQINEFVRRCEISNVVFSKVFHKYCKNTIFDEDQDVIFDDVEVDKLTGGTNIILYGVPGAGKSWTIKNEYCDDDDRIERLVFHPDYTYSDFVGQILPRLDDDGSVSYKFTPGPFTKLLRKSYINPNKMFYLIIEEVNRGNAPAIFGDIFQLLDRNKDGSSEYKITNSDIAKIVYGNENYKVSIPSNMSILCTMNTSDQNVFTLDTAFQRRWSMRLIKNKFKEGKESELANARILDTTVTWEKFFSEINNIILQKNIRMTSSEDKRLGTHFVSIEDLKYIQGDEKQNSRFPEKVLKYLWDDAFKFTKEDIFDLDNVRSLEDVIEHFLSAKGDERFEVFKENIYNTLVRN from the coding sequence AAAAGATTATAAAGATAATCCTGGAGTTTCAGTCAATTTAGAAGAGCATATAAGTAAAAAAGTGAGTTTGATTAATTCAGTCAAACCCAATTTAAGATTGTCAGATAATTATAGAGCATTAAGGGTTGCTGCTTTTTTTGGATTAATTAAAATGACATCATCTAAGTACGATGAATGTATTTTTACAGATACATATTATGAAATATTAAATAGATGTTCTGGTGATTTTGAAAAAACAGAATTATATCAAGATATTATTACAAGACAAATTGAAAAAATGTATATTTCTTCATCGATTGATGAAGGTAAAGCAAACGTTAGAGGAGAGTATGCCATTTTCCCGATAATGTTTCTAAATAAGATATTATTAGAATTGGGAAAAGCAACTGGATCATATTCTATTACAATGAATGAGTATAGATATCTTGTTGCCACTACTAAAAAATATTCAGACTTTTTGGAAACAATGCTATACATCAAATTGTTAAGGGAAGAAGGAGATCAAACGTATAACAGTGGCATTTCCGTAATCGAAGAGTTTAAAACATTGAGAGGTAAGTTTGATAATAGAATGAACAAAGCAATTGAACTTCTAGAATACATAGAGAGTTCAAATGATAAATTAACATTGAAAGAAGAGTATATACCTTTAATATCAAAGAAGGTATATGAATTTGAAAGTAAAAATTATAATTTCAGCGATTCTGAATACATCGATTTTCTATGCTCTACCAAATCATTATTTAGTGATGACACTAAAAAAACATCTAAGATTCTTACTCCAGAATGGTTTAAAGAAAAAGGCGAGGAGTTTACTGGGGATGATTTAGAAGCACAAAGAATCTATGTTAGCTTTAACGAAAATTATGGTATCGACAAATTATCAACTTACTCCGGCGAAGAGTTATTAAATGCTTTATTTTTAGGAGGTAACTCTGATAATCTATGTCATGAACTTGAATATGTGAAGAGGAATACAGATTTATTTGGAAGTATAAAAAACGGGAATGCATTTAAGTATCCTTTATTTAAAAGAAATGGAACTTGGATGACTGGAACCGCACGTAATCCAAAAGAACTTCAACTTGATGAAACTATAATTATTGGAGTTAAAGTTAGAGATGGTCTAGTGAATGCTGTTAAAGCCATCAAAGAATCACTTCCATTAGAATCAGTAGAACAATACCTTTCTTTGTACTCCAAACTATTCACTATTATTCCTGAATATGTTGATAGTTTGTGGGTTACTAAGTATTTCCACATGATTTTTCCAGATTTATTTCCTGTCTTCTATAATAGAGATTGGCAATTAAAGGTTCTTTCACTGTTAAATATTACACCATCAGAAACATCATACGGAAGATTAGGACAAATTAATGAGTTTGTTAGAAGATGTGAAATATCAAATGTTGTTTTTTCAAAAGTTTTCCATAAGTATTGTAAAAATACGATTTTTGATGAAGATCAAGATGTGATATTTGATGATGTTGAAGTAGACAAATTAACTGGAGGTACTAATATCATACTCTATGGTGTTCCTGGTGCAGGTAAATCATGGACTATAAAAAACGAGTATTGCGATGATGATGATAGAATTGAACGTTTAGTATTCCATCCTGACTATACTTATTCTGATTTTGTTGGTCAAATATTACCTAGACTAGATGACGATGGATCTGTAAGCTATAAGTTTACTCCGGGTCCATTTACGAAACTATTAAGAAAATCCTATATTAACCCTAATAAGATGTTCTATCTAATTATTGAAGAGGTCAATAGAGGTAATGCACCTGCTATTTTTGGTGATATTTTCCAATTATTAGATCGAAATAAAGATGGAAGTAGTGAATATAAAATAACTAATAGTGACATAGCCAAAATTGTATATGGTAATGAAAACTATAAAGTATCAATCCCATCAAATATGTCAATATTATGTACAATGAATACAAGCGACCAAAATGTTTTTACCCTTGACACTGCATTCCAAAGAAGATGGAGTATGAGACTTATCAAAAATAAGTTTAAAGAAGGAAAAGAAAGTGAATTGGCTAATGCGAGAATACTGGATACTACAGTTACTTGGGAAAAATTCTTTTCAGAAATAAATAATATCATACTGCAAAAAAATATTAGAATGACCTCTTCAGAGGATAAACGATTAGGAACACATTTTGTTTCAATAGAGGATCTAAAATATATTCAAGGTGATGAAAAACAAAATAGTAGATTTCCAGAAAAGGTTCTCAAATATTTATGGGACGATGCTTTTAAATTCACAAAAGAAGATATCTTCGATTTAGATAATGTTAGAAGTCTAGAAGACGTAATTGAACATTTTTTGAGTGCAAAAGGTGATGAACGATTCGAAGTCTTTAAAGAGAATATATACAACACTCTAGTAAGAAATTAA
- a CDS encoding CGNR zinc finger domain-containing protein, which translates to MKNNLNLVENFYQNSLFTFDSYESFCRIDTIYESPKDVRNVIKIFSENNKPIKFAFEPKNGLVRISLKTGAVEESDILSSLLSINANKVEGYQKFFEKNGFFFPIFSDKFVEIEAEPLLAVISRMRATVELMSQISEIQRKNYEKILTVTLALLLSSKNSIAIGSNKYESCEHNTLYNELDTASQINDNESSLRMDNQYNFIITDSIFGEYKVSLDEYRSYKADYDVLNPFWRRVFHSYFHHQDASKNERLIIEVLFHSFKDIGRFEFVTFNSINFMEEPRWENYIDRFKKAVLDVARIVVAEEINSNITGVYPEYDSTIMEPRWRVESLMSALYFSIFYMKPNLELTRLCENPKCGRYFKVSRTSLKKKYCCTECANRANQNRYRARKKEVTI; encoded by the coding sequence ATGAAAAATAATTTGAATTTGGTCGAAAATTTCTATCAAAATAGCCTTTTTACATTTGATAGTTATGAATCTTTCTGTAGAATTGACACAATATACGAAAGTCCCAAAGATGTTAGAAATGTAATTAAGATTTTTAGTGAAAATAACAAACCTATTAAATTTGCTTTTGAACCTAAGAATGGACTAGTTCGTATATCACTGAAAACAGGTGCAGTTGAAGAAAGTGACATATTAAGTTCTCTATTATCAATAAATGCAAATAAAGTTGAAGGATATCAAAAATTCTTCGAAAAAAATGGCTTCTTCTTTCCAATATTTTCTGATAAATTTGTAGAGATTGAAGCTGAACCTTTATTAGCAGTTATTTCAAGAATGAGGGCAACTGTTGAGCTAATGAGTCAAATAAGTGAAATTCAACGGAAAAACTATGAGAAAATATTAACAGTTACTTTGGCTTTATTACTATCTTCAAAAAACTCGATTGCAATTGGATCCAATAAATATGAATCATGTGAACATAATACACTTTACAATGAATTAGATACAGCAAGCCAAATCAATGACAATGAAAGTAGTTTAAGAATGGACAATCAATATAATTTTATTATTACTGATTCTATCTTTGGAGAATATAAGGTTAGTTTAGATGAGTATAGATCTTACAAAGCGGATTATGATGTTTTGAATCCTTTTTGGAGAAGAGTTTTTCACTCATATTTTCATCATCAAGATGCGAGCAAGAATGAGAGATTAATAATTGAAGTTTTATTTCACTCATTTAAAGATATTGGAAGGTTTGAGTTTGTTACATTTAATAGCATTAATTTTATGGAAGAACCAAGATGGGAAAATTACATCGATAGATTTAAAAAAGCTGTTCTTGATGTTGCAAGAATTGTAGTTGCAGAGGAAATCAACTCAAATATTACAGGTGTCTATCCTGAATATGATAGCACTATTATGGAACCGAGATGGCGTGTTGAATCGTTGATGAGTGCACTATATTTCTCAATATTTTACATGAAGCCTAATTTAGAACTAACTAGACTATGCGAGAACCCCAAGTGTGGTCGTTACTTTAAAGTAAGTCGCACTTCTTTAAAGAAAAAATACTGTTGCACTGAATGTGCAAATCGAGCTAATCAAAATAGATATAGAGCAAGAAAAAAAGAAGTTACTATATAA